A single region of the Actinoplanes sp. SE50/110 genome encodes:
- a CDS encoding MOSC domain-containing protein, with product MRIRDLHTYPVKGCHRLDHAEAEVQPWGLAGDRRWMMVDPDGVGLTQRDEPRLTQLAVHPRPGGLRLSAPGLPDLEIDEPAAGAKISVRVFRNKPEVPARVAESQWSSAFLGRDARLTWQADPTGRTIADRALPSDRVSFADSYPLLLASTASLDAVNDWLAEAGEDPVPMHRFRPNLVVTGAPAWAEDGWLGGRLRIGEVTFRVAKHCARCLVVTIDQETGETGRQPLHVLGRHRRIDGGLMFGVKLIPDLAAGRSGVVRPGDAVTPLE from the coding sequence ATGCGGATCAGGGACCTGCACACGTATCCGGTCAAAGGCTGTCATCGCCTGGACCACGCCGAGGCCGAAGTTCAGCCCTGGGGCCTGGCGGGCGACCGCCGGTGGATGATGGTCGACCCCGACGGGGTGGGCCTGACGCAACGCGACGAGCCGCGGCTCACCCAGCTCGCCGTCCACCCGAGGCCCGGCGGCCTGCGCCTGAGTGCCCCGGGCCTGCCTGACCTGGAGATCGATGAGCCGGCCGCCGGCGCCAAGATCAGTGTCCGGGTGTTCCGGAACAAGCCGGAGGTGCCCGCCCGGGTTGCCGAGAGTCAGTGGAGCAGCGCCTTCCTCGGCCGCGACGCCCGGCTGACCTGGCAGGCCGACCCGACCGGTCGCACCATCGCGGACCGCGCCCTGCCGAGCGACCGGGTCAGTTTCGCCGACAGCTACCCGCTGCTGCTGGCCAGCACGGCGTCGCTGGACGCGGTCAACGACTGGCTGGCCGAGGCCGGCGAGGATCCGGTCCCGATGCACCGGTTCCGCCCCAATCTGGTGGTCACCGGTGCTCCCGCCTGGGCCGAGGACGGCTGGCTGGGTGGCCGGCTGCGGATCGGCGAGGTCACCTTCCGGGTGGCCAAGCACTGTGCCCGTTGCCTGGTCGTCACCATCGACCAGGAGACCGGTGAGACCGGCCGGCAGCCGCTGCACGTGCTCGGCCGGCACCGGCGGATCGATGGCGGCCTGATGTTCGGGGTCAAACTGATCCCGGACCTCGCGGCCGGCCGGAGCGGAGTGGTACGTCCCGGTGACGCGGTGACACCGCTGGAGTGA
- a CDS encoding expansin EXLX1 family cellulose-binding protein, translated as MSAHRRPFPTRWLAAGGAAGLAGIIGVALVLQSGGSACAAPPSTTTKTGKATFYDLGGTSGNCSFEVPADDLYVALGPDEYSGGASCGAYLDVTGPKGTVRVKVFDSCPECDTGHLDLSHTAFKKIGAEVAGIIPIKYKLVANPRVPGPITVRIKEGASRYWFAARIDNHANLLSSVKVAGPGGTFRSAQRTDYNYWLIDGGAGSGPYRLKITDVYGITTTVSGIAMKPGVVQKTGVSVSGRSAIVENGTVAKKNASAKPAVSPSGSVAPKAATPSASSVAPLPASAVAVPGTTEDALLAAADATTSCG; from the coding sequence GTGAGTGCTCATCGACGCCCGTTCCCGACCCGATGGCTCGCGGCCGGCGGCGCCGCCGGCCTCGCCGGCATCATCGGCGTGGCACTGGTGCTGCAGTCCGGCGGATCGGCCTGCGCCGCGCCGCCGAGCACCACCACCAAGACCGGCAAAGCCACCTTCTACGACCTGGGTGGCACGTCCGGCAACTGCTCGTTCGAGGTCCCGGCCGACGACCTGTACGTCGCGCTCGGCCCCGACGAGTACTCCGGCGGCGCGTCCTGCGGGGCGTACCTCGACGTCACCGGCCCGAAGGGCACCGTCCGGGTCAAGGTCTTCGACTCCTGCCCCGAGTGCGACACCGGACACCTGGACCTGAGCCATACCGCGTTCAAGAAGATCGGTGCCGAGGTCGCCGGGATCATCCCGATCAAGTACAAGCTGGTCGCCAACCCGCGGGTCCCCGGACCGATCACGGTCCGGATCAAGGAGGGCGCGTCCCGGTACTGGTTCGCCGCCCGCATCGACAACCACGCGAACCTGCTGTCGTCGGTCAAGGTGGCGGGCCCCGGCGGCACGTTCCGGAGCGCGCAGCGCACCGACTACAACTACTGGCTGATCGACGGCGGGGCCGGCTCCGGGCCGTACCGGTTGAAGATCACCGACGTCTACGGCATCACGACCACGGTGTCCGGCATCGCGATGAAACCCGGCGTGGTGCAGAAGACCGGCGTGTCGGTCAGCGGCCGCTCCGCGATCGTCGAGAACGGGACCGTCGCCAAGAAGAACGCCTCCGCCAAGCCTGCTGTGTCCCCGTCGGGGTCGGTCGCCCCCAAGGCCGCTACCCCGTCCGCGTCCTCGGTGGCCCCGCTGCCCGCTTCGGCTGTTGCCGTCCCGGGCACCACCGAGGACGCACTCCTCGCCGCCGCCGACGCCACAACCAGCTGCGGCTGA
- the bcp gene encoding thioredoxin-dependent thiol peroxidase produces the protein MTDNVRLSAGDAAPDFTLTTDTGESLSLKDLRGRKVVLYAYPAAMTPGCTKQACDFRDSLASLQAAGYEVVGISPDKPAKLAKFRDQDAITFPLVSDEDKSVLTAYGAFGEKQLYGKTVTGVIRSTFVIDENGAIERALYNVKATGHVAKLRRDLGLD, from the coding sequence ATGACTGACAACGTGCGTCTCAGCGCCGGCGACGCCGCGCCCGACTTCACCCTGACCACCGACACCGGCGAAAGCCTCTCGCTGAAAGACCTGCGCGGGCGCAAGGTCGTGCTCTACGCCTACCCGGCCGCGATGACGCCCGGCTGCACCAAGCAGGCCTGCGACTTCCGGGACTCGCTGGCGTCGCTGCAGGCCGCCGGATACGAGGTGGTCGGGATCTCTCCGGACAAACCGGCCAAACTGGCGAAGTTCCGCGACCAGGACGCGATCACCTTCCCGCTGGTCAGCGACGAGGACAAGAGCGTGCTGACCGCGTACGGGGCCTTCGGCGAGAAGCAGTTGTACGGCAAGACGGTGACCGGCGTGATCCGCTCCACCTTCGTGATCGACGAGAACGGGGCGATAGAGCGGGCCCTCTACAACGTGAAGGCCACCGGGCACGTCGCCAAGCTCCGCCGCGACCTCGGCCTGGACTGA
- a CDS encoding S-adenosylmethionine decarboxylase family protein gives MDNDHYGDELTLRLSGIADISALDDDEVLTRFMRDLVTRIGMTVIAGPLVATEGGPPEKAGKSAVVILAESHAAIHTYPHLREIFVNVFSCKPFRETDVLAAFHRLVGDYSVTEYTLRRRGEQWPRDLTAAERLWSARRAA, from the coding sequence ATGGACAACGATCACTACGGCGATGAGCTGACCCTCCGGTTGTCCGGCATCGCCGACATCAGCGCGCTCGACGACGACGAGGTCTTGACCCGGTTCATGCGCGACCTCGTCACCCGGATCGGGATGACGGTGATCGCCGGGCCGCTGGTGGCCACCGAGGGCGGGCCGCCGGAGAAAGCCGGGAAATCAGCCGTGGTGATCCTGGCCGAGTCGCACGCGGCGATCCACACCTATCCGCACCTGCGGGAGATCTTCGTCAACGTCTTCTCGTGCAAGCCGTTTCGGGAGACGGACGTGCTGGCCGCATTCCACCGGCTGGTCGGCGACTACTCGGTCACCGAGTACACGCTGCGCCGCCGCGGTGAGCAGTGGCCCCGGGACCTGACCGCCGCGGAACGCCTGTGGAGTGCCCGCCGCGCTGCCTGA
- a CDS encoding Asp23/Gls24 family envelope stress response protein has translation MTEPTGGTTANGNTTVSGEVVEKIAAAAARTVPGVADLGGDVARFFNSVLDRVGLDTVGDASRGVRADVKEGTATINVVVVLAAGTVVAEVVTAVQQKVTEAVQSYGLRVLAVNVNVDDIALQA, from the coding sequence ATGACCGAACCCACCGGCGGCACCACGGCGAACGGCAACACCACCGTCTCCGGCGAGGTGGTGGAGAAGATCGCGGCCGCCGCCGCCCGCACCGTCCCCGGCGTCGCCGACCTGGGTGGCGACGTCGCCCGCTTCTTCAACAGCGTCCTCGACAGGGTCGGCCTGGACACCGTCGGCGACGCGAGCCGCGGCGTCCGCGCCGACGTCAAGGAGGGCACCGCCACCATCAACGTGGTCGTCGTCCTGGCCGCCGGCACGGTCGTCGCCGAGGTCGTCACCGCCGTCCAGCAGAAGGTCACCGAGGCGGTGCAGAGCTACGGCCTGCGCGTGCTGGCCGTCAACGTCAACGTCGACGACATCGCCCTTCAGGCCTGA
- a CDS encoding AAA family ATPase produces MYLHRLRISDVRGFHGSHEVDLGFELSADGEPTDRYPGLVVIAGRNGSGKTTLLRAAATALAGPEVTNSLTEGVRDWVTHEAATAVVHADIRLAGDEIFPPERFLEARLRWPRTEGARARPESGLDSRSEQHARISLWRSNPESWFAAGYGPFRRLAGSSSEVARLTAGDWTVARFATLFREEASLAETVHWLQQVNYRARSGQQRYADMEGFLLALLNDGLFPDGHAVDRVDPDGLWIARQSGPPMLIEEMSDGYRSVTALITDIVRQISDCFRLGVPWTGEYPPRVLTSGIVLIDEVDAHLHVSWQKRIAPWLREHFPNIQFIVTTHSPYICQSASPGGLIQLPGPDDDFAPRVVDDELYRRVVNGSADDAVLTELFGLESPYSQRVDELRAELTRLERLAIRGHAQAGDLEKLAELSEELSPSPSSRARDVLGGEA; encoded by the coding sequence GTGTATCTGCACCGCCTACGGATCAGCGACGTGCGCGGCTTCCATGGTTCCCACGAGGTCGACCTCGGCTTCGAGCTTTCCGCGGACGGCGAGCCGACCGACCGCTATCCCGGCTTGGTCGTCATCGCGGGGCGTAACGGGTCGGGCAAGACGACACTGCTCCGGGCCGCCGCCACCGCCCTCGCCGGGCCGGAGGTCACCAACAGTTTGACCGAAGGCGTCCGCGACTGGGTGACCCACGAGGCGGCGACGGCCGTCGTGCACGCTGACATTCGGCTGGCCGGAGATGAGATCTTCCCGCCGGAACGCTTCCTCGAGGCACGCCTGCGGTGGCCGCGGACGGAAGGCGCGCGCGCCAGACCGGAATCGGGGCTTGATTCCCGGAGCGAGCAGCACGCGAGAATTTCGCTGTGGCGGTCCAACCCGGAGAGCTGGTTCGCGGCCGGCTACGGACCATTCCGGCGCCTGGCCGGTTCCAGCAGCGAGGTCGCACGCCTGACGGCCGGCGATTGGACCGTCGCCCGGTTCGCGACCCTGTTCCGGGAGGAGGCCTCGCTCGCCGAGACCGTCCACTGGTTGCAGCAGGTCAACTACCGTGCCCGGTCCGGTCAGCAGCGGTACGCCGACATGGAGGGCTTCCTCCTCGCCCTGTTGAACGACGGGCTCTTTCCGGATGGACATGCCGTCGACCGCGTCGACCCGGATGGACTCTGGATCGCCCGGCAGTCCGGCCCACCCATGTTGATCGAGGAGATGAGCGACGGCTACCGCAGTGTCACCGCGCTGATCACCGACATCGTCCGGCAGATCAGTGACTGCTTCCGGCTGGGCGTTCCGTGGACCGGGGAATACCCGCCCAGGGTGCTGACGTCGGGGATCGTGCTGATCGATGAGGTCGATGCGCACCTGCACGTTTCCTGGCAGAAACGGATCGCGCCATGGCTGCGGGAGCACTTCCCGAACATCCAGTTCATCGTGACCACGCACAGCCCATACATCTGCCAGAGCGCCTCCCCCGGCGGTCTCATCCAACTTCCCGGCCCGGACGACGATTTCGCACCCCGCGTCGTCGATGACGAGCTCTACCGCCGAGTCGTCAACGGCAGCGCCGACGACGCCGTGCTGACCGAGCTGTTCGGCCTGGAATCGCCATACTCCCAGCGGGTCGACGAACTCCGTGCCGAGCTGACCCGGCTGGAACGACTGGCCATCCGCGGCCACGCCCAAGCCGGCGACCTGGAGAAACTCGCCGAGCTGAGCGAGGAGTTGTCGCCGTCGCCGAGCAGCAGGGCCCGCGACGTCCTCGGCGGGGAAGCGTGA
- a CDS encoding thioredoxin domain-containing protein, giving the protein MSKGSRDRAVKARQIVERQRAQEKRRKVTLWTSVAVVAVLVIAGFIGYSQLSGTDDGKLVTPSVAVDEGTAFAVGSGPVTVDLYEDFMCPNCKNFEGSSGATLRQMATANKITLRYHVVSILDRSSNGTRYSTRAAGAGAAAAEDGRFPEFHDVLYANQPQEGSDGLSNAKLIELGKSVGLTSDKFANAVNAGTYEAWATQNTETFSKRGFNGTPTVVVNGTQLKGPNDTVPQLDQITQAVTKAAG; this is encoded by the coding sequence GTGAGCAAGGGCAGCCGGGACCGCGCGGTGAAGGCGCGGCAGATCGTCGAGCGACAGCGGGCGCAGGAGAAACGCCGCAAGGTGACCCTGTGGACCTCGGTGGCCGTGGTCGCGGTGCTGGTCATCGCCGGCTTCATCGGGTATTCGCAGCTGTCCGGCACGGATGACGGCAAGCTGGTCACCCCGAGTGTGGCGGTCGACGAGGGCACCGCGTTCGCGGTCGGCTCCGGCCCGGTCACCGTCGACCTCTACGAGGACTTCATGTGCCCCAACTGCAAGAACTTCGAGGGGTCCAGCGGCGCCACGCTGCGGCAGATGGCCACCGCCAACAAGATCACCCTGCGGTATCACGTCGTCTCGATCCTGGACCGCTCGTCGAACGGGACGCGGTATTCGACCCGGGCGGCCGGCGCCGGCGCGGCGGCGGCCGAGGACGGCAGGTTCCCCGAGTTCCACGACGTGCTCTACGCCAACCAGCCGCAGGAGGGCAGCGACGGCCTGTCCAACGCGAAGCTGATCGAGCTGGGCAAGTCGGTCGGCTTGACGAGCGACAAGTTCGCGAACGCGGTCAACGCCGGTACCTATGAGGCATGGGCGACGCAGAACACCGAGACGTTCTCCAAGCGTGGCTTCAACGGCACGCCGACCGTCGTGGTCAACGGCACCCAGCTCAAGGGTCCGAACGACACCGTGCCGCAGCTCGACCAGATCACCCAGGCCGTCACGAAGGCGGCCGGGTGA
- a CDS encoding MauE/DoxX family redox-associated membrane protein: METTTRASAWPWVSTLARLGLAAVWLIAGATKIGDLAESARAVYAYHLMSYDVAKVVGGVQPFLEIALGLLLLAGLSTRLVAGISAVLLAVFIFGIAWAWAKGLRIDCGCFSTGGDLAAGRATEYGLDILRDLGFLALSGILLWRPRTRFSIDGVLMGDAS; encoded by the coding sequence ATGGAAACCACCACGCGCGCATCGGCCTGGCCGTGGGTCTCCACGCTGGCCCGGCTCGGGCTGGCCGCCGTCTGGCTGATCGCCGGCGCCACGAAGATCGGTGACCTGGCCGAGTCGGCGCGGGCGGTCTACGCGTACCACCTGATGTCCTATGACGTGGCCAAGGTCGTCGGCGGCGTGCAGCCGTTCCTCGAGATCGCGCTGGGCCTGCTGCTGCTGGCCGGCCTGTCGACCCGGCTGGTCGCCGGGATCTCCGCGGTGCTGCTGGCCGTCTTCATCTTCGGGATCGCCTGGGCCTGGGCGAAAGGCCTGCGCATCGACTGCGGCTGCTTCAGCACCGGCGGCGATCTGGCCGCCGGCCGCGCCACCGAGTACGGCTTGGACATCCTGCGTGACCTCGGTTTCCTGGCACTCTCCGGGATCCTGCTGTGGCGGCCACGGACCCGGTTCTCAATCGATGGCGTGCTGATGGGGGATGCGTCGTGA
- a CDS encoding sigma-70 family RNA polymerase sigma factor, translating into MRLVTDGEHETDETTALALAARAGDPVAQAAFVRATQTEVWRFTAALVDPGAADDLTQETFLRAFRALDSFQGRSTVRTWLLGIARRACADHLRAVVRRRRLDVRLAAQAATEAPAPDPAHRMTSADLLSRLSDERRTAFVLTQVIGLSYAEAAEVEGVPVGTIRSRVARARDELITAVARAQAS; encoded by the coding sequence ATGCGGCTCGTGACCGATGGTGAGCACGAGACGGACGAGACCACCGCGCTGGCGCTGGCCGCCCGCGCCGGCGACCCGGTCGCCCAGGCCGCGTTCGTGCGGGCCACCCAGACCGAGGTGTGGCGATTCACCGCCGCGCTGGTCGACCCGGGCGCCGCGGACGACCTCACCCAGGAGACGTTCCTGCGGGCGTTCCGGGCGCTGGACTCGTTCCAGGGCCGGTCCACGGTGCGCACCTGGCTGCTCGGCATCGCCCGGCGTGCCTGCGCCGACCACCTGCGGGCCGTGGTGCGCCGCCGCCGGCTGGATGTGCGGCTCGCCGCGCAGGCCGCGACCGAGGCGCCGGCGCCCGACCCGGCGCACCGGATGACCAGCGCGGACCTGCTGAGCAGGCTGAGCGACGAGCGGCGGACGGCGTTCGTGCTGACCCAGGTGATCGGCCTGTCCTACGCGGAGGCGGCCGAGGTGGAGGGGGTGCCGGTGGGCACCATCCGCTCCCGGGTGGCCCGCGCCCGCGACGAATTGATCACCGCGGTCGCCCGGGCGCAGGCGAGCTGA